From a single Mycolicibacterium mengxianglii genomic region:
- a CDS encoding TetR/AcrR family transcriptional regulator, with protein MSDPVAREATRRRLTAKQAETVDRLGRTAVDVLSREGFSGLTIRMVAAEAGVGAATAYTYFSSKEHLVAEVFWRRLAGTPAPPNDSPDPTTRVVAVLRHIALLVADEPELAGAVTNALLGKDPDVEHLRLRIGLEINKRLSTALGPEADPDVIETLELMYAGALVRAGMGYASYQRIAELLEKSARLVLT; from the coding sequence CGGTAGCTCGGGAAGCCACCCGGCGTCGGCTGACCGCCAAACAAGCCGAGACCGTCGACCGGCTGGGCAGGACAGCGGTGGATGTGCTCAGCCGCGAGGGATTCTCCGGGCTGACCATCCGGATGGTGGCCGCCGAGGCCGGTGTCGGCGCGGCCACGGCCTACACCTACTTCTCCTCCAAGGAGCACCTCGTTGCCGAGGTGTTCTGGCGCCGCCTCGCCGGCACCCCCGCCCCACCCAACGACTCCCCCGATCCCACCACCCGCGTCGTGGCGGTGCTACGCCACATCGCGCTGCTGGTGGCCGACGAACCGGAGCTCGCAGGGGCGGTCACGAACGCGCTGCTGGGCAAGGACCCCGACGTCGAACACCTCCGACTGCGGATCGGCCTGGAGATCAACAAGCGGCTCTCGACTGCGCTGGGACCCGAGGCTGATCCCGACGTCATCGAGACACTGGAACTGATGTACGCCGGTGCGCTGGTGCGTGCCGGCATGGGGTACGCGTCTTATCAGCGGATCGCCGAACTGCTGGAGAAATCCGCACGCCTGGTACTCACTTAG
- a CDS encoding DUF6328 family protein, whose translation MNGDRPRRDTDWDEPQRDETGTERLDRNWASLLQELRVVQTGVQLLTGLLLTLPFHDGFEELPGDLRIIYLVTVGCSIISTVLLTSPVAMHRLLFRRHRLAQLVTAAHRTTYAGLMFLGISLVGVVIVVFGAVLGDLAGIIAGAGALAAFVTFWVVVPLSMRSKPRPTAP comes from the coding sequence ATGAACGGCGACCGGCCCCGACGCGATACGGACTGGGACGAACCTCAGCGGGACGAGACCGGAACCGAACGGCTGGACCGCAACTGGGCGAGCCTGCTGCAAGAGCTGCGGGTGGTGCAGACGGGCGTGCAACTGCTCACCGGCCTGCTGCTGACGTTGCCGTTTCACGACGGCTTCGAAGAGCTGCCCGGCGACCTACGGATCATCTACCTGGTCACCGTCGGATGCTCGATCATCAGCACCGTGCTGCTGACCAGCCCGGTAGCCATGCATCGCTTGTTGTTCCGCCGGCACCGCCTCGCCCAGTTGGTGACCGCAGCGCATCGGACCACCTATGCCGGCTTGATGTTCCTGGGGATCTCCCTGGTGGGTGTGGTCATCGTCGTCTTCGGCGCCGTCCTCGGCGATCTGGCCGGGATCATTGCCGGGGCGGGCGCCCTGGCCGCGTTCGTCACCTTCTGGGTGGTGGTGCCG